The following are from one region of the Takifugu flavidus isolate HTHZ2018 unplaced genomic scaffold, ASM371156v2 ctg1014, whole genome shotgun sequence genome:
- the LOC130519625 gene encoding LOW QUALITY PROTEIN: protocadherin gamma-A10-like (The sequence of the model RefSeq protein was modified relative to this genomic sequence to represent the inferred CDS: inserted 3 bases in 2 codons) translates to MEKGFVIRSCAFIFFFAVLQCGHGDLSYSVQEELKRGSVIGNIAKDLGLGVGQLSARKARVDVEGSKKRFCEINQRSGELIVAERIDREEHCGDKTSCVLRFDLLLENPLELHRLSLQVQDVNDNAPNFPKDTVKLEITESAVKGAKYRINAAHDADIGINSVQSYFLEQNPHFVFSIQSTNTGXQYGELLLEKELDREEQKDMKLKLTALDGGSPQRSGTVVIHVTVLDANDNAPVFSQALYSATLPENSSMNTPVITVSATDADEGINGEVTYEFSRISEKSRNMFSLNQHTGEITVTGNIDYEDGQKYEVFVEAKDGYGLSSETGIIDITDVNDNAPVIYVKSLKDPVPEDVSPGSEVGIINVQDRDSENNRQVRCSIQQNVPFKLVPSIKNYYSLVTTGQLDRELVSDYNITISATDEGSPPLSSSKTLHLSVADINDNPPVFEEESYSAYVSENNRAGSTLCSVSAGDPDWRQNGTVIYSLLAAEVNGAPVSSYVSVNGDTGLIHAVRSFDYEQLRSFKVHVMARDNGSPPLSSNVTVSVFISDVNDNSPQILYPAPEGNSFMTELVPKAAHGGSLVSKVIAVDADSGQNAWLSYHIVKSSDPGLFSIGVHSGEIRTQRDISESDSMKQNLIVAVKDNGQPSLSATCSMYLLISDNLAEVPELKDISYDEKNSKLTSYLIIALVSVSTXFLTFIIIILGVRFCRRRKPRMLFDGAVTIPGAYLPPNYADVDGTGTLRSAYNYDAYLTTGSRTSDFKFVTSYNDNTLPAEQTLRKSPTDFADVFGQLEESPEVGHQLHFMFD, encoded by the exons ATGGAGAAGGGATTCGTCATTCGGAGCTGCGCCTTTATCTTTTTCTTTGCGGTGCTGCAATGTGGCCACGGAGACCTGAGCTATTCGGTGCAGGAAGAGCTCAAGCGCGGATCTGTCATTGGAAATATCGCCAAGGATCTCGGACTGGGGGTAGGGCAACTGTCTGCTCGCAAAGCGCGCGTTGACGTGGAGGGCAGCAAAAAGCGCTTTTGTGAGATTAATCAACGCAGCGGAGAATTAATTGTTGCCGAAAGAATagacagagaggagcactgtGGGGACAAGACTTCGTGTGTTCTCAGATTTGATCTGCTCTTAGAGAATCCTTTGGAGCTCCATCGattgtctctgcaggtgcagGACGTGAACGACAATGCACCTAATTTCCCGAAAGATACTGTAAAACTGGAAATCACCGAGTCTGCTGTTAAAGGAGCGAAGTATCGCATAAATGCAGCGCACGATGCGGACATTGGCATAAACTCCGTTCAAAGCTATTTCCTGGAACAAAATCCTCACTTTGTTTTCAGCATCCAGTCCACAAACACCG AGCAATATGGCGAACTGCTTTTGGAGAAGGAGTTAGACCGAGAAGAGCAGAAAGACATGAAATTAAAGCTGACAGCTTTAGATGGAGGCTCTCCTCAGAGATCAGGTACTGTAGTCATACACGTCActgtgctggatgctaatgataacgccccagtgttcagtcaggCTCTGTACTCAGCCACGCTGCCAGAAAACTCATCCATGAACACTCCTGTTATTACAGTGAGCGCCACAGATGCAGATGAAGGCATCAATGGAGAGGTGACCTATGAATTTAGCAGAATATCTGAGAAATCACGAAACATGTTTTCCCTGAACCAACATACTGGAGAAATTACTGTCACGGGAAACATAGATTATGAAGACGGACAAAAATATGAAGTTTTTGTGGAAGCAAAAGATGGTTATGGACTCTCTTCAGAGACAGGTATTATTGACATTACCGATGTAAATGACAATGCCCCAGTCATTTATGTTAAATCACTTAAAGATCCAGTACCCgaggacgtgtcccctggttcagaggtgggcatcatcaacgtccaggacagagactcagaaaaTAACAGACAGGTTCGTTGCTCCATTCAGCAAAACGTCCCTTTTAAGCTGGTTCcttctattaaaaactattattctctggtgaccacaggacaactggaccgtgaactagtgtctgattacaacattacaatcagtgccactgacgagggctctccacctctgtcctcctctaaaacgcttcacttgtctgtagcagacatcaacgacaacccccctgtgtttgaggaagagtcctacagcgcatatgtgagtgaaaataacagagccgggtccactttgtgttccgttagtgctggagaccccgactggagacaaaacggtaccgtgatttattctctgttagccgctgaggtgaacggtgctccggtgtcctcttatgtgtctgttaatggagacacggggctgatccacgctgtcaggtcctttgattatgaacagctgaggagctttaaagtgcacgtgatggccagagacaacggttctcctcctctcagcagtaacgtgaccgtcagtgtgttcatatcagacgttaatgacaactctcctcaaatactgtatccagccccggagggcaactccttcatgaccgagctggtccccaaagctgcacacggaggctctctggtgtccaaagtgatcgctgtggacgccgactctggacagaacgcctggctgtcctaccatatagtcaaatccagcgatccgggactcttctctatcggtgtccacagtggagagatcaggacgcagcgggacatttctgagtctgacagcatgaaacagaacctgattgtggcagtgaaagataacggacagccctctctctctgccacctgctccatgtatttactcatttctgataacttggctgaggtgccagagctgaaggacatttcttatgatgagaagaattccaaactgacctcttatctgatcatcgcgctggtgtctgtgtccac tttcctgaccttcatcatcatcatcctgggtgtgaggttctgtcgcaggagaaagcccagaatgttgtttgacggagcagtaaccatccccggcgcttatctccctcctaattacgccgatgttgacggcacaggaactttacgcagcgcttacaattatgacgcctacctgacaacagggtctagaaccagtgactttaagtttgtgacatcttacaatgacaacacacttcctgctgagcagactctgaggaaaagccccactgactttgctgatgtgtttggtcaGCTGGAGGAGTCTCCAGAGGTAGGCCACCAGCTCCATTTCATGTTTGATTAG